In Bacteroidales bacterium, a genomic segment contains:
- a CDS encoding DUF502 domain-containing protein has product MKKIPKYFVQGLVFVLPLAITFYLIYIVFMWVDNIIPFKIPGLGILVILTSITILGFLFQKLVTTRSMGVLKRMFRKAPLLKVIYTSIKDLFSAFVGKEKKFDKPVLVTMDNVNKIKQLGFVTQTDLSFIDVPEGFISVYIPCSYGILGDMYIVPAENVEPIKGHPAEIMKFIVSGGVSKINPDYDPDSEEQE; this is encoded by the coding sequence GCTTGTGTTTGTACTACCATTAGCCATAACCTTTTATCTTATATATATTGTCTTTATGTGGGTGGACAATATTATTCCTTTTAAAATCCCTGGATTAGGAATATTGGTAATTCTGACAAGTATAACCATTCTTGGATTTTTGTTTCAAAAATTGGTTACTACTCGTTCAATGGGTGTATTGAAGCGCATGTTTAGGAAAGCTCCGTTACTTAAAGTTATATACACATCAATAAAAGACCTATTCTCTGCTTTCGTAGGGAAAGAGAAAAAGTTTGATAAACCCGTTTTGGTTACAATGGACAATGTAAACAAAATCAAACAGTTAGGCTTTGTTACTCAAACCGACCTGTCGTTTATCGATGTACCCGAAGGGTTTATTTCTGTATATATCCCATGCTCTTACGGTATTCTGGGAGATATGTATATCGTTCCAGCTGAAAACGTTGAGCCCATTAAAGGACATCCAGCCGAAATAATGAAATTTATCGTTAGTGGTGGTGTTTCAAAAATAAACCCAGACTACGATCCAGATTCAGAAGAGCAAGAATAG